The genomic interval CTCCCCACTCCAGGCGCCGCCCCAGCTCCGTCCCGCCCTTGCAACCCGCGACCCGCACCGGCGTCCCTCACCCGCCAACCATCCCCATCCGCCGGTCCGCGTCGCACCGTGCCCAACGCCATAGCATTCGCCGTGCCGTGCCATCTGGAGCACGAAACACGAATTATTTCAGCCACTTACAAGAAAACGGAACCAGGGGGCGGAAGCGGAGCCGGACGGCAGCCGGAAAAAACTACGTTCGCGGGCCGAACAGCCCGTCCCGGCATACCGGTCCCCTGTTGAAGCGACGACGAAGCCCTTCAGGCGCGCCCGACAGGTGGGCGCCACAGCCGGAGCAGGTCCTGGGCGAGCAGCTCGTGCATGGCCTGTTGAAGCGAGACGAGCATCTGATGAAGTGACTCGGCGGTGTCACCGTGGGCTTCGACCACACGCTCGTGCCGCCCGTCGAAGATGCGCAACCTGCCCGGGACGAGTGCGATGACGGGAAGCGTCGGGTGACGTTTGCGGAGCAAGCCCAGGAAGAGCGGGTGGTCCTCATCCGGGCGGCGCACGTCCACCACCACCAGCGCGGGGGGCCGGGACGTCAGCGAGGCGAAGGCGTCGTCCGCATCCCCGGTGACGGAGATGGCCAGGTCTGGCGCCTCGAGGATACGGCGCAACAGCTCGCGCGAAGGCGCATGAGGACTGACGATGAGGACCCGGCGCATCTTGCAGCTGAATCTAGCCCTTCCAGACGG from Myxococcus xanthus carries:
- a CDS encoding response regulator; the encoded protein is MRRVLIVSPHAPSRELLRRILEAPDLAISVTGDADDAFASLTSRPPALVVVDVRRPDEDHPLFLGLLRKRHPTLPVIALVPGRLRIFDGRHERVVEAHGDTAESLHQMLVSLQQAMHELLAQDLLRLWRPPVGRA